One window from the genome of Saccharomyces mikatae IFO 1815 strain IFO1815 genome assembly, chromosome: 4 encodes:
- the FRQ1 gene encoding frequenin (similar to Saccharomyces cerevisiae FRQ1 (YDR373W); ancestral locus Anc_5.444), translating to MGAKTSKLSKDDLTCLKQSTYFDRREIQQWHKGFLRDCPSGQLTREDFVKIYKQFFPFGSPEDFANHLFTVFDKDNNGFIHFEEFITVLSTTSRGTMEEKLSWAFELYDLNHDGYITFDEMLTIVASVYKMMGSMVTLNEDEATPESRVKKIFKLMDKNEDGYITLDEFREGSKVDPSIIGALNLYDGLI from the coding sequence ATGGGAGCCAAGACTTCAAAACTTTCCAAGGACGACCTGACATGTTTGAAACAATCCACTTATTTTGATAGGAGAGAAATTCAACAATGGCACAAAGGGTTTCTCAGAGATTGCCCTAGTGGTCAATTAACTAGGGAAGACTTTGTTAAGATATATAAGCAGTTTTTTCCCTTTGGTTCTCCTGAGGATTTTGCTAATCATCTTTTCACTGTTTTTGACAAGGATAACAATGGATTTATACATTTTGAAGAGTTCATCACTGTTTTGAGCACCACATCCAGGGGTACTATGGAGGAGAAGCTGAGCTGGGCCTTCGAGCTTTATGATTTGAATCATGATGGATACATCACCTTCGATGAAATGCTGACTATTGTGGCGAGTGTTTATAAGATGATGGGGTCTATGGTCACGttgaatgaagatgaagctACACCGGAGTCAAGGGTCAAGAAGATATTCAAGTTGATGGATAAGAATGAGGATGGTTACATTACGCTGGACGAATTCAGGGAGGGTTCTAAAGTTGATCCCTCTATTATTGGTGCATTAAACCTATACGACGGGTTAATATGA
- the PHO92 gene encoding mRNA-binding phosphate metabolism regulator (similar to Saccharomyces cerevisiae YDR374C; ancestral locus Anc_5.446), translating into MNQIWSTGPSSFYLNSEWKENKRTNRTIEDSLRELDGLIHSLERTHIEVQTNPKLKRCIPFSKDIEKKENKDEITNRSYMHQTNSIPLASSNLNRNYSISRGYNQSENNNNYYKEYLSKPRSFQQLTKDQTLNEFIKRKSSAIIPPWLNIPENSRFFVIKSSSLRHVKRSFYNGIWSSTHFGNKRLSEAYKTLPSGAKVFLFFSINTSGRFCGVAEMVSDLKMDLDTSIWEDEQKYGKAFKVRWVIVRDVNNRSLKRFLIPSNEMKPITHSRDTQEVPYSIGISIVNLFKIQDSDIFSFLDETYE; encoded by the coding sequence atgaatcaaATTTGGTCTACTGGCCCCTCAAGTTTTTACCTTAACTCtgaatggaaagaaaataagagaACTAATAGAACAATTGAAGACTCATTAAGAGAATTAGATGGATTAATTCATTCTTTGGAGAGAACACATATAGAAGTACAAACAAATCCAAAACTAAAGAGATGCAtaccattttcaaaagacatcgaaaagaaggaaaataaagatgaaatCACCAACAGAAGCTACATGCATCAAACAAATAGTATTCCATTAGCAAGTTCAAACCTGAATCGGAACTACTCTATTTCTAGAGGGTATAATCAAtctgaaaacaataataactaTTACAAGGAATATCTATCGAAACCAAGGTCTTTCCAACAGTTAACCAAAGATCAAACTTTAAACGAGTTCATTAAAAGGAAAAGCTCCGCAATTATCCCTCCCTGGCTAAATATTCCGGAAAATTCAAGATTCTTTGTAATAAAGTCCTCATCTTTGAGACATGTTAAAAGATCGTTTTACAACGGAATTTGGTCGTCCACCCATTTTGGTAATAAAAGGCTCTCTGAAGCATATAAAACACTGCCTTCAGGAGCcaaagtttttttgtttttctcaaTAAACACATCAGGAAGATTCTGTGGCGTTGCTGAAATGGTGTCAGATTTAAAAATGGATTTGGACACCAGTATTTGGGAAGACGAACAAAAGTATGGAAAAGCGTTTAAGGTAAGATGGGTGATTGTACGTGATGTTAATAACAGGTCGTTAAAGAGGTTTTTGATACCATCCAATGAAATGAAACCGATAACACATTCCAGAGATACTCAGGAGGTTCCGTACTCAATCGGAATTTCAATAGTTAATCTATTCAAGATCCAAGAttctgatattttttccttcttggaTGAAACATACGAATAG
- the WIP1 gene encoding Wip1p (similar to Saccharomyces cerevisiae WIP1 (YDR374W-A); ancestral locus Anc_5.447): MDTEGLANYLLRQLSLDVEENKLEDLLQRQNRDEEPTQEYSKKLLLACGFQAILRKILLDARARAAAEGLREVYPYHVETATQAFLDSQ, translated from the coding sequence ATGGACACAGAAGGATTAGCCAATTACTTACTGCGACAACTAAGTCTAGACGTGGAGGAAAATAAGCTCGAAGATCTTCTTCAGCGGCAAAATCGGGATGAAGAGCCCACTCAGGAGTATAGCAAAAAATTACTATTGGCATGTGGGTTTCAAGCAATTTTGAGGAAAATCCTGTTGGATGCTAGGGCAAGGGCAGCAGCAGAAGGTCTAAGGGAAGTTTATCCCTACCATGTCGAAACTGCAACACAGGCTTTTTTAGACAGTCAATGA
- the BCS1 gene encoding bifunctional AAA family ATPase chaperone/translocase BCS1 (similar to Saccharomyces cerevisiae BCS1 (YDR375C); ancestral locus Anc_5.448) → MSDEPIGIQNDKQAASDPSSVVTSSASNIDNDTVQGKLSKLVGDAMSSNPYFAAGGGLMILGTGLAVARSGIIKASRVAYRQMIVDLEIQSKDKSYSWFLTWMAKHPQRVSRHLSVRTNYIQHDNGSVSTKFSLVPGPGNHWIRYKGAFILIKRERSAKMIDIANGSPFETVTLTTLYRDKHLFDDILNEAKDIALKTTEGKTVIYTSFGPEWRKFGQPKAKRMLPSVILDNGVKEGILDDVHDFMKNGKWYSDRGIPYRRGYLLYGPPGSGKTSFIQALAGELDYNICILNLSENNLTDDRLNHLMNNMPERSILLLEDIDAAFNKRSQSGEQGFHSSVTFSGLLNALDGVTSSEETITFMTTNHPEKLDAAIMRPGRIDYKVYVGNATPYQVERMFKKFYPTETDICNKFVESVKELDITVSTAQLQGLFVMNKDAPQDALKMVTSLRDTNHIF, encoded by the coding sequence ATGTCGGATGAGCCGATTGGCATACAAAATGATAAACAGGCTGCTTCAGATCCAAGCAGTGTGGTTACTTCGTCAGCAAGtaatattgataatgacACCGTCCAGGGtaaactttcaaaattagtAGGTGATGCTATGTCAAGCAATCCCTATTTTGCCGCTGGCGGTGGGCTCATGATTCTTGGTACTGGCTTAGCCGTGGCTAGGTCCGGTATAATAAAGGCCAGCAGGGTGGCATATCGACAGATGATTGTCGATTTAGAGATTCAATCTAAGGATAAATCATATAGCTGGTTTTTGACTTGGATGGCTAAACACCCTCAAAGAGTATCCAGACACTTATCTGTAAGAACAAACTACATACAACATGATAATGGATCAGTCAGTACAAAATTTTCGCTGGTTCCAGGTCCGGGAAATCATTGGATTCGTTATAAGGGAGCATTCATCTTGATCAAGAGAGAAAGGTCCGCAAAAATGATAGATATTGCGAATGGATCACCATTTGAGACCGTAACGCTGACCACTCTATACCGTGACAAACatttatttgatgatatatTAAATGAGGCCAAAGACATAGCTTTGAAGACTACCGAAGGTAAAACTGTTATTTACACTTCGTTTGGCCCTGAATGGAGAAAGTTTGGTCAACCAAAAGCCAAAAGGATGCTGCCTTCTGTGATTCTGGATAATGGCGTCAAAGAGGGCATTCTTGATGACGTTCATGATTTTATGAAGAATGGTAAATGGTATTCTGATAGAGGTATCCCATACCGTAGAGGCTATTTGCTGTACGGGCCTCCCGGTTCCGGTAAGACGAGTTTCATCCAGGCTTTAGCTGGCGAATTAGACTACAACATTTGTATTTTGAACCTCTCCGAAAATAACTTAACAGACGACCGACTAAACCATTTAATGAATAATATGCCAGAAAGAAGTATACTGTTGTTGGAAGATATTGACGCGgctttcaacaaaagaagtCAAAGCGGTGAGCAAGGTTTCCACTCTAGCGTGACATTTAGTGGGTTACTGAATGCCTTAGATGGTGTCACATCATCTGAAGAAACGATTACCTTTATGACTACTAATCATCCTGAGAAACTAGACGCGGCCATAATGAGGCCGGGCCGTATTGACTACAAAGTCTACGTAGGTAACGCAACTCCATATCAAGTGGAAAGAATGTTTAAGAAGTTTTATCCAACTGAAACTGACATATGCAACAAATTTGTAGAAAGTGTTAAAGAATTGGACATCACTGTGAGCACAGCTCAGTTGCAAGGACTTTTTGTCATGAATAAAGACGCACCACAAGACGCATTAAAAATGGTTACCAGCTTACGAGATACCAATCACATTTTTTAG
- the ARH1 gene encoding NADPH-adrenodoxin reductase (similar to Saccharomyces cerevisiae ARH1 (YDR376W); ancestral locus Anc_5.450), with amino-acid sequence MNTVQIRRLSSRINRKTVSIVGSGPSGFYTAYHLLKKSPIPLNVTIWEKLPVPFGLSRYGVAPDHPEVKNCEETFTTCAEEYSLPKDQKHKFSFVGGVTIGKEILLKTLLDSQDAVILSYGCTGDRKLNIPGEKGTKGVFSSREFVNWYNGHPDFANDKRFTDFDWSKVSRVGIIGNGNVALDITRVLISNQIDEIWKDTDISTLALNLIRKAPVKEVKLIARRDFVHSKFTNKELRELWELEKYGVRGCIDSKFFKKGMFDLSKYDRAFNRRVEMCSEYLKPFNERSKRNYKKTPPPSNGYNKFWELDYLKTPLEINRNESGAINSLTLCNNQLHEDNSLQPLKDPINIMTYKIDLLVSSLGYAGVPMPEFSNLSVRFDKDHIANEQGRVLTTNGRIFPRLYASGWIRKGSKGVIASTMQDAFEVGDKVIQDLVVSGALSSGKSIDLSNVKHTTWEDWKRINKKELLRGQKEHKTRSKFLTFEELWSRTKIE; translated from the coding sequence ATGAATACTGTTCAAATAAGACGACTTTCTTCGCGAATAAATCGCAAGACAGTATCCATTGTTGGATCAGGGCCTTCTGGATTTTACACAGCGTACCATTTACTTAAGAAGTCGCCAATTCCATTGAATGTCACCATATGGGAAAAATTACCCGTTCCTTTTGGCTTAAGTAGATATGGTGTAGCACCTGATCATCCAGAAGTCAAAAATTGTGAAGAAACGTTTACTACATGTGCAGAAGAATATTCTCTACCTAAAGATCAGAAACATAAATTCTCTTTTGTTGGCGGCGTGACcattggaaaagaaatactaTTAAAAACTTTATTGGATAGTCAAGATGCTGTTATTTTAAGTTACGGTTGTACAGGTGACAGAAAACTGAACATCCCTGGtgaaaaaggaacaaaGGGAGTATTCAGTAGTAGAGAATTTGTCAACTGGTACAATGGACATCCTGATTTTGCAAATGATAAGAGATTTACTGATTTTGATTGGAGTAAGGTCTCAAGGGTTGGTATTATAGGCAATGGTAACGTCGCTCTTGATATTACGCGTGTGTTAATCTCTAATCAAATCGATGAGATATGGAAAGATACGGACATCTCAACTCTTGCACTAAACTTGATAAGAAAGGCTCCCGTAAAGGAAGTTAAGCTAATTGCAAGACGAGATTTCGTTCATTCTAAGTTCACTAACAAAGAATTAAGGGAGCTTTGGGAATTAGAGAAATATGGCGTTCGTGGTTGCATAGattctaaatttttcaaaaaaggaaTGTTTGATCTCTCAAAGTACGATCGTGCGTTCAATAGACGAGTGGAAATGTGTAGTGAATATCTTAAACCGTTTAACGAACgttcaaagagaaattatAAAAAGACGCCTCCTCCGAGTAACGGATATAATAAATTTTGGGAGTTGGACTATCTAAAGACTCCTTTGGAAATTAATAGAAATGAGTCTGGTGCAATCAATTCATTGACTTTATGTAATAACCAATTACATGAAGATAACAGTTTACAACCCCTGAAGGACCCAATCAATATCATGACGTATAAGATAGATTTGTTGGTTTCATCACTGGGTTATGCGGGTGTTCCCATGCCTGAATTTTCTAATCTATCCGTCCGATTTGATAAAGACCATATAGCTAATGAACAAGGTCGTGTTTTAACTACTAATGGAAGAATATTCCCACGTTTGTATGCGTCTGGCTGGATCCGTAAGGGCAGCAAGGGTGTTATTGCCTCGACTATGCAAGATGCTTTTGAAGTCGGGGACAAAGTTATACAAGACTTGGTAGTTAGCGGGGCGCTGTCCTCAGGTAAGTCCATCGACCTCTCTAACGTCAAGCATACCACATGGGAGGATTGGAAAAGAATTAATAAGAAAGAGTTGCTTCGGGGCCAGAAAGAACATAAAACCCGATCGAAATTTTTGACGTTCGAAGAATTATGGAGTCGTACAAAGATCGAATAG